One window of Acidobacteriaceae bacterium genomic DNA carries:
- a CDS encoding enterotoxin — protein MALICGRATAQIDAGKAAGTVQRAHYSLANQVISAQWDLSSHHLSHLSIADRLHGAVQHFPEPFKVLLKDGSILNADNLQTDGPVRERHLNPTPNASRYSDRLPGDEFDVPLISADRNLHLVWSVVLRDGSNYIRELLALEARNHDIPITRVQLLDTALPTAHVVGSVPGSPIVADNLFLGFEHPLSNSNVTNQRATAYIDRELPLRAGQSITYSFVIGVARTGQMRRDFLRYIERERAHAYRTFLHYNSWYDLGYFNPYDEADALDRIHNFGRELHDKRGVTLDSFLFDDGWDNHASLWNFNSGFPNGFSNVRKAAENYGADPGVWMSPWGGYSAPKKERVEYGRQQGFEIVNNGFALSGPKYYARFRDVCMGMIHNYGVNQFKFDGTGNADSVFKGSAFDSDFDAAIHLIGEIRQEKPDIYINLTTGTYPSPFWLMYADSIWRGGDDDNVAGVGPYRERWITYRDAATYDGVVKTGPLYPLNSLMLHGLIYAQKHKDLNKDPDNDFRNEIRSYFGTGTQLQEMYITPSLLTDNNWDDLAEAAKWSRANAEVLKDTHWIGGDPAWLEVYGWASWTPKKAILTLRNPSDKPQPVTVDPQTAFELPAGAARNFTAHSPWKEDAGQPSIHLRAGTAHVFQLAPFQVLTLDVLPD, from the coding sequence TTGGCTCTCATTTGTGGTCGCGCGACCGCCCAGATTGACGCTGGCAAAGCTGCCGGAACAGTGCAGCGCGCACATTATTCTCTGGCCAATCAAGTGATCTCCGCGCAATGGGATCTCTCGTCGCACCACCTCTCCCATCTTTCCATCGCAGACCGGCTGCACGGCGCCGTGCAGCATTTCCCCGAACCGTTCAAGGTCCTGCTCAAGGACGGCTCAATTCTTAACGCCGATAATCTGCAAACAGACGGCCCAGTGCGCGAGAGGCATCTGAATCCAACTCCCAACGCATCGCGGTATTCAGATCGCCTCCCGGGCGACGAGTTCGACGTTCCCCTCATAAGCGCCGATCGCAACCTTCACCTCGTCTGGTCAGTAGTGTTACGCGATGGCTCGAACTATATCCGCGAGTTGCTCGCCCTCGAAGCCCGCAACCACGACATTCCGATCACCCGCGTTCAGCTTCTCGATACCGCGCTGCCTACCGCTCACGTCGTAGGCTCCGTGCCGGGCTCGCCCATTGTTGCAGACAATCTCTTCCTCGGATTTGAGCACCCGCTATCGAATAGCAATGTCACCAATCAACGCGCAACCGCGTACATCGACCGCGAGCTCCCTTTGCGTGCCGGTCAGTCCATCACCTACTCGTTCGTCATTGGCGTCGCCCGCACCGGACAGATGCGTCGCGATTTTCTTCGTTACATTGAGCGCGAACGTGCGCACGCGTACCGCACCTTCCTGCACTACAACTCCTGGTACGACCTCGGCTACTTCAACCCATATGACGAAGCCGATGCACTCGACCGCATCCACAACTTCGGCCGCGAATTACACGATAAACGCGGCGTCACACTCGACTCCTTCCTCTTCGATGATGGCTGGGACAACCACGCCTCTTTATGGAACTTCAACTCTGGCTTTCCCAACGGCTTCAGCAACGTTCGCAAAGCAGCGGAAAACTATGGCGCCGATCCCGGCGTGTGGATGTCGCCCTGGGGAGGATATTCTGCACCCAAGAAAGAACGCGTCGAATACGGCCGGCAGCAGGGCTTTGAAATCGTCAACAACGGCTTTGCCCTTTCCGGCCCCAAGTACTACGCACGCTTCCGCGACGTCTGCATGGGCATGATTCATAACTATGGCGTCAATCAATTCAAGTTCGACGGCACCGGAAATGCAGATTCTGTTTTCAAGGGCAGCGCGTTCGACAGCGACTTCGACGCCGCGATTCATCTCATCGGTGAGATACGCCAGGAAAAACCCGACATCTACATTAATCTCACCACCGGCACTTACCCATCGCCCTTCTGGCTCATGTATGCAGACTCGATCTGGCGTGGCGGCGACGACGACAACGTCGCCGGTGTCGGCCCCTACCGCGAGCGCTGGATCACCTATCGCGATGCCGCAACTTACGACGGCGTCGTGAAGACCGGCCCGCTCTATCCGCTGAACTCGCTCATGCTTCACGGCCTCATCTACGCGCAGAAGCACAAGGACCTCAACAAAGATCCCGACAACGATTTCCGAAACGAGATTCGTTCGTACTTCGGCACGGGCACACAATTACAGGAGATGTACATCACTCCATCCCTGCTGACCGACAACAACTGGGATGATTTAGCAGAAGCCGCGAAGTGGTCTCGCGCAAACGCCGAGGTGCTCAAAGACACGCATTGGATCGGCGGCGACCCGGCATGGCTTGAGGTATACGGGTGGGCGTCATGGACGCCAAAGAAAGCGATACTCACCTTGCGCAACCCGAGCGACAAGCCACAGCCCGTCACCGTCGATCCGCAAACCGCGTTCGAACTCCCCGCTGGCGCCGCGCGAAACTTCACCGCGCACAGCCCATGGAAGGAAGATGCAGGCCAGCCATCGATCCATCTGCGCGCAGGCACCGCTCACGTATTTCAACTCGCTCCATTCCAGGTATTGACGTTGGACGTCCTGCCCGATTAG
- a CDS encoding amidohydrolase family protein — MSTHSKAASAPPDTSDKFVAMVTAKRDVSLPLSDFHPKSMLKTPVHEILRPRFPVIDYHNHLDAQDPENVLRIMDDCGIERIVNITMKVGDDALRTIRKFNNADPQRFSTIGWMDWTGIELDNFIPLSLERLERLADAGIVGFKIWKDLGLTVRDRTGSLLQVDDQRLAPIFDRCGELGLPVMMHIGDPEAFFLPIDAHNERLEELSAHPDWSFYGATFGKYELLAQRDRVFKRHPGTTFVAAHIAENSENLENVTAMLDANPNVLVDISARASELGRQPYSARRFFLRFADRILFGSDLVPDVEMYRLYYRFLETEDEYFEYPSHASRQGRWNIYGINLPDDVLQKVYRDNALKLLAMPKRHRPGA; from the coding sequence ATGAGTACGCACTCTAAAGCCGCGTCAGCTCCGCCAGACACTAGCGATAAGTTCGTCGCGATGGTCACCGCAAAACGTGATGTCAGCCTGCCGCTCAGCGACTTCCATCCAAAATCGATGCTCAAAACGCCGGTGCACGAGATACTGAGGCCGCGCTTTCCCGTGATCGACTACCACAATCACCTCGATGCACAGGATCCGGAAAACGTCCTCCGCATCATGGACGATTGCGGTATCGAGCGCATCGTGAACATCACCATGAAAGTCGGCGATGATGCTCTGCGCACGATCAGAAAATTCAACAATGCCGATCCTCAACGATTCTCAACCATCGGATGGATGGACTGGACCGGCATCGAACTCGACAACTTCATTCCCCTGAGCCTCGAACGTCTCGAAAGACTCGCAGACGCAGGAATTGTCGGCTTCAAAATCTGGAAGGACCTCGGACTCACGGTTCGTGACCGCACCGGCTCGCTGCTGCAGGTAGATGATCAGCGCCTTGCGCCAATATTCGATCGATGCGGCGAGCTTGGGTTGCCGGTGATGATGCACATCGGCGATCCGGAAGCCTTCTTTCTGCCGATTGACGCGCACAACGAGCGCCTCGAAGAGCTGTCCGCGCATCCCGACTGGAGTTTCTACGGAGCCACATTCGGCAAATACGAATTACTCGCACAGCGCGACCGCGTGTTCAAGCGCCATCCCGGAACGACCTTCGTCGCAGCTCACATCGCGGAGAACAGCGAAAACCTCGAGAACGTTACAGCGATGCTGGACGCGAATCCCAACGTCCTCGTCGACATCAGCGCCCGCGCCTCTGAGCTCGGCCGTCAGCCTTACTCCGCGCGCCGATTCTTCCTCCGATTCGCCGATCGCATTCTCTTCGGCTCCGACCTCGTTCCCGACGTCGAAATGTACCGACTCTACTATCGCTTTCTCGAAACCGAAGACGAGTACTTCGAATATCCAAGCCACGCTTCACGGCAGGGCCGCTGGAATATTTACGGAATCAACCTTCCCGACGATGTCCTGCAAAAGGTCTATCGCGACAACGCGCTGAAGCTACTCGCAATGCCGAAAAGACACAGACCAGGCGCGTAA
- a CDS encoding TIM-barrel domain-containing protein, which produces MRFVAVVLVLCGWGAARAQRVVLERDNATVVLEGYAPGVVRVSMSQNTGSLDGAAAAEKGPGVGIVAQPAASGWTHSSSDAGDEYRSAEMVVKVGAYHHWVPTGTGADIAKYFVGSTPGFGFEIDRTDGQPVLKMDGWEMSVPNHKDGDAQILEDRRPGDDPFYRVGATFAAPNDEHYYGLGLNQQGGLDLRGRSIECAHDYDAAAGPSVCVPFVVTNKGYAIVWDNPSKTRVDFAFNERTKWKSQVGQRVSFFVIVGDTYDKLYEGYRLLTGDVPMLPKSAYGYIQCKQRYTTQKELLDVARGYRERKLPADVMVVDWFYFTKMGQMDMDPRYWPNPKAMNDDLHRMGFHSMISVWPRYVPEDRYYATILKNGWFEHLADGTPTNGLPYDRAGSDIDTTNPDAAKWFWDRINENFVAKGFDGFWADETEPDLPPNGSYLHVGPGTEYFNVYPYFHTKAIYDGFRADLPDRRALILARDAYLGAQHNGTIFWSSDIYPTWDTLRRSVPTGLGFVASGMPYWSTDIGGWQYLPGSHKAERPVLIDASDAKENVGNYEDYAELYVRWFEYGTFQPTMRAHGSRKENEVWSYGKQAEPILEKYLRLRYQLMPYIYSLGWYSHESGAPFMRGLFMDFGSDPKVAGVGDEYMFGPALLIAPVTEQGSTSREVYLPAGTDWYNFWTNERVHGGQTLRVNAPIDTIPVFVRAGSIVPMGAPVLSTDEKQAITEVRVYPGANGEFTLYNDDGKTYAYEQGKDEITRLKWDDASGRLTHRGAAVWSGPDAQVVKVIR; this is translated from the coding sequence GTGCGATTCGTTGCAGTTGTGCTTGTGTTGTGCGGATGGGGAGCGGCGCGAGCTCAGCGTGTGGTGCTCGAGCGCGATAACGCTACGGTGGTGTTGGAAGGATATGCGCCGGGTGTGGTGCGCGTATCTATGAGCCAAAATACGGGGAGCCTGGATGGTGCAGCGGCTGCGGAGAAGGGGCCGGGTGTCGGGATTGTTGCGCAGCCGGCGGCGAGCGGGTGGACGCATTCGAGCTCTGACGCGGGGGATGAGTATCGATCGGCAGAGATGGTGGTGAAGGTGGGGGCATATCACCACTGGGTGCCGACGGGCACAGGTGCGGACATTGCGAAGTACTTTGTGGGGTCGACGCCGGGGTTTGGGTTTGAGATTGACCGCACAGATGGCCAGCCGGTGTTGAAGATGGATGGCTGGGAGATGTCTGTGCCGAACCATAAGGATGGCGACGCGCAGATTCTCGAAGACCGCAGGCCGGGCGATGATCCGTTCTACAGGGTGGGCGCGACGTTTGCGGCGCCGAATGATGAGCACTACTACGGTCTGGGGCTGAACCAGCAGGGCGGGTTGGATCTGCGCGGAAGATCGATCGAGTGTGCGCATGACTACGATGCGGCGGCGGGGCCGAGTGTGTGCGTGCCGTTTGTGGTGACGAATAAGGGATACGCGATTGTGTGGGATAACCCGTCGAAGACGCGGGTGGATTTTGCGTTCAACGAGCGGACGAAGTGGAAGTCGCAGGTGGGGCAGCGGGTGTCGTTCTTTGTGATTGTGGGCGACACGTACGACAAGCTGTATGAGGGATATCGGTTGCTGACGGGCGATGTGCCGATGCTGCCGAAGTCGGCGTATGGGTACATCCAGTGCAAGCAGAGGTACACGACGCAGAAGGAGCTGCTGGACGTGGCGCGGGGATATCGCGAGCGGAAGCTGCCGGCCGATGTGATGGTGGTGGATTGGTTTTACTTCACGAAGATGGGCCAGATGGATATGGATCCGCGGTACTGGCCGAATCCGAAGGCGATGAATGATGATCTGCATCGGATGGGGTTTCATTCGATGATCAGCGTGTGGCCGCGATATGTTCCCGAGGACAGGTACTACGCGACGATTCTGAAGAATGGGTGGTTCGAGCACCTGGCGGATGGGACGCCGACGAATGGGCTGCCGTACGATCGCGCGGGGTCGGATATTGATACGACGAATCCGGATGCGGCGAAGTGGTTCTGGGACAGGATCAACGAGAATTTTGTGGCGAAGGGATTCGACGGCTTCTGGGCGGATGAGACGGAGCCGGATCTGCCGCCGAATGGAAGCTATCTGCATGTCGGGCCGGGCACGGAGTACTTCAATGTGTATCCGTACTTTCATACAAAGGCGATCTATGACGGATTTCGCGCGGACCTGCCCGATCGGAGGGCGCTGATCCTGGCGCGCGATGCGTATCTTGGAGCGCAGCATAACGGGACGATCTTCTGGTCGTCGGATATTTATCCCACGTGGGATACGCTGCGGCGGTCGGTGCCGACGGGGTTGGGTTTTGTGGCGTCGGGGATGCCGTATTGGAGCACGGATATTGGTGGGTGGCAGTATCTGCCGGGTTCGCATAAGGCCGAGCGGCCGGTGTTAATTGACGCGAGCGATGCGAAGGAGAATGTCGGGAACTACGAGGACTACGCGGAACTGTATGTGCGGTGGTTTGAGTATGGGACGTTTCAGCCGACGATGCGTGCGCACGGGAGCCGCAAAGAGAATGAGGTTTGGAGTTACGGCAAGCAGGCGGAGCCAATACTCGAAAAGTATCTGAGGCTGCGGTATCAGTTGATGCCGTACATCTACTCGCTCGGGTGGTACTCGCATGAGTCGGGCGCGCCGTTTATGCGCGGATTGTTCATGGATTTTGGGAGCGATCCGAAGGTGGCTGGAGTTGGCGATGAGTATATGTTCGGTCCGGCGCTGCTGATTGCTCCTGTAACAGAGCAGGGAAGCACGAGCCGTGAGGTGTATCTGCCAGCGGGAACGGACTGGTACAACTTCTGGACGAATGAGCGCGTGCATGGCGGACAGACGCTGCGAGTGAATGCGCCGATCGATACGATTCCGGTGTTCGTGCGGGCCGGGTCGATTGTGCCGATGGGAGCGCCGGTGCTGAGCACGGATGAGAAGCAGGCGATTACAGAGGTGCGGGTTTATCCGGGCGCGAATGGGGAGTTCACGCTCTATAACGATGACGGCAAGACGTATGCGTATGAGCAGGGCAAAGACGAGATCACGCGCCTGAAGTGGGATGATGCGAGCGGCAGGCTAACGCATAGGGGCGCGGCGGTGTGGAGCGGGCCGGATGCGCAGGTGGTGAAGGTCATTCGGTGA
- a CDS encoding VWA domain-containing protein: MKTGWVWAVGLVVSLAATGAAPVWGQSAPASSPAQQQQQKPTPPATTDDSAGPDTGTDGIVLPKKNTDEAPPPAPAEEKVKNPNNETFSMRVDVPIVNLDVNVLLDKTHQFVPGLKPDNFLVVEDGVEQKVQSVRLTKTPITAVMLLEFASNSYWFINDMQNAAVAFFRTLQPEDYIAVATYDMRTHILCDFTNNQSTIAEALQSLVIPGFSETNEFDALYEMLDRLSRVEGRKYIILISTGRDTMSHITLDKMLAKIKATPNVTIFTISTGGMVREMSGGGMGMGGAARHMDYLQADNEMRTFAEMTGGMWFQPVFQGALPDVFSQINESIRNQYVVTYRPTNTANDGSYRKVKVYLVDQEGKPLKMQDEKGKAVKYSVIARDGYKAKLPVE, encoded by the coding sequence ATGAAGACGGGTTGGGTTTGGGCGGTCGGTCTGGTGGTGAGTCTGGCGGCAACGGGTGCGGCCCCGGTGTGGGGGCAGAGCGCGCCGGCGAGTTCTCCTGCACAGCAGCAGCAGCAGAAGCCGACACCTCCGGCGACGACGGATGACAGCGCGGGGCCGGATACGGGCACGGATGGCATCGTGCTGCCGAAGAAGAACACGGACGAAGCGCCCCCGCCGGCTCCTGCGGAAGAGAAGGTCAAGAACCCGAACAATGAGACGTTCTCGATGCGCGTGGACGTGCCGATTGTGAACCTGGACGTGAACGTGCTGCTGGATAAGACGCATCAGTTTGTGCCGGGGCTGAAGCCGGACAACTTCCTGGTGGTGGAGGATGGGGTCGAGCAGAAGGTGCAGTCGGTGCGGCTGACGAAGACTCCGATTACGGCGGTGATGCTGCTGGAGTTTGCGTCGAACTCGTACTGGTTCATCAACGATATGCAGAATGCGGCGGTGGCGTTCTTCAGGACGCTGCAGCCGGAGGATTACATCGCGGTTGCGACGTACGACATGCGCACGCATATCCTGTGCGACTTTACGAACAACCAGTCGACGATCGCGGAGGCGCTGCAGAGCCTGGTGATTCCGGGATTCAGCGAGACGAATGAGTTCGACGCGCTGTACGAGATGCTGGACCGGCTGAGCAGGGTGGAGGGGCGGAAGTACATCATCCTAATCTCGACCGGCCGGGACACGATGTCACATATCACGCTGGACAAGATGCTGGCGAAGATCAAGGCGACGCCGAATGTGACGATCTTTACGATCAGCACGGGCGGAATGGTGCGGGAGATGTCGGGCGGCGGCATGGGAATGGGCGGCGCGGCGCGGCATATGGATTATCTGCAGGCCGATAACGAGATGCGCACGTTCGCGGAGATGACGGGCGGAATGTGGTTTCAGCCGGTCTTCCAGGGAGCGCTGCCGGATGTTTTTTCGCAGATCAATGAGTCGATACGGAACCAGTATGTGGTGACCTACAGACCGACGAACACGGCGAATGACGGCAGCTACCGCAAGGTGAAGGTGTACCTGGTGGATCAGGAAGGCAAGCCGCTGAAGATGCAGGATGAGAAGGGCAAGGCTGTGAAGTACTCGGTGATTGCACGCGACGGATACAAGGCGAAGCTGCCGGTGGAATAA